In the Streptomyces sp. NBC_00193 genome, TGCGCCTGCAGGGCCCGCTGGGAGATCACGGTGCGGTGCCCCTCGTGCAGGAAGTACTCGCGCACCGACCGGTCGGTGACGTGCCGGGACACGGCCGGGGTCTGCGCCTGCTTGAGGTAGATCACGACGTCGTTCTCCAGGGCGTCGCTGTGCCCCTCCAGCAGGATGTTGTACGAGGGAAGGCCCGCCGAGCCGATCCCGACGCCCCGGCGGCCCACCACGTCCTTGACCCGGTAGGAGTCCGGGCGGACGAGGGACTCGTCGGGAAGGGTCTCCAGGTACCCGTCGAAGGCGGCGAGCACCTTGTACCGGGTGGCCGCGTCCAGCTCGATGGTCCCCGGGCCGGGGGAGAAGCGGCGCTCGAACTCGCGGATCTCGGTCATCGAGTCGAGGAGCGAGAAGCGGGTGCGGCGGCGGGCGGCGCGCAGGGCCTCCAGGAGCGGGCCGTCGGCGGTGTCCAGGGTGAAGGCGGGCACCTCGTCGTTCTTCGCCCCGGTGGCCAGCGCGTGGATGCGCTCCCGGTAGGCGGCCGCGTAGATCCGTACCAGCTCGCTGATCTGGTCGTCGCTGAGCGCCTTGGTGTAGCCGAGCAGGGCGACGGAGGCGGAGAACCGCTTCAGGTCCCAGGTGAAGGGGCCGACGTAGGCCTCGTCGAAGTCGTTGACGTTGAAGACCAGCCGGCCCTGGGCGTTCATGTAGGTGCCGAAGTTCTCGGCGTGCAGATCGCCGTGGATCCACACCCGGCCGGTGCGCTCGTCCAGGTACGGGCCGCCGTGCCGCTCGCGCTCCAGGTCGGCGTAGAAGAGGCAGGCCGTGCCCCGGTAGAAGGCGAAGGCCGAGGCCGCCATCTTGCGGAACTTGACCCGGAAGGCCGTGGGGTCGGCGGTGATCAGCTCGCCGAAGGCGATGTCGAACACGTCGAGTATCTGCTCGGCGCGCTGCTCGTCGGTCGTCTCGGGAACCGCCATGGCGGGTGCCTCCAGGTGGCGCGGGGTGGAACGCATATCGGACACGGGTCCTTGGGTCTGCAACGGATGAAGCTACCCCGCCGTGCCCGGGAACTGTCACTCGGGCCACGTAGGATTCATAGCTGCCGCCCCTCTCTCCCCGCCCGGAGGCCCCCACCGTGACCAAGACGCCGTTCACGCACCTGCACGTCCACACCCAGTACTCCCTGCTGGACGGTGCCGCGCGGCTGAAGGACATGTTCAACGCGTGCAACGAGATGGGCATGACGCACATCGCCATGTCCGACCACGGCAACCTGCACGGGGCGTATGACTTCTTCCACACGGCGAAGAAGGCCGGGGTCACGCCGATCATCGGCATCGAGGCGTACGTCGCCCCGGAGTCCCGGCGCAACAAGCGGCGCATCCAGTGGGGCCAGCCCCACCAGAAGCGCGACGACGTGTCCGGTTCCGGCGGTTACACCCACAAGACGATCTGGGCGGCGAACTCCACCGGGCTGCACAACCTCTTCCGGCTGTCCTCCGACGCGTACGCCGAGGGCTGGCTGACCAAGTGGCCGCGCATGGACAGGGAGACCATCTCCCAGTGGTCGGAAGGGCTGATCGCCTCCACCGGCTGCCCTTCCGGCGAGCTCCAGACCAGGCTGCGCCTCGGCCAGTTCGACGAGGCCCTGAAGGCCGCCTCCGAGTACCAGGACATCTTCGGCAAGGACCGCTACTTCCTGGAGCTGATGGACCACGGCATCGAGATCGAGCGCCGGGTCCGCGACGGGCTGCTGGAGGTCGGCAAGAAGCTCGGCATCCCGCCGCTGGTCACCAACGACTCGCACTACACGTACGCGCACGAGTCGGCCGCGCACGACGCCCTGCTGTGCATCCAGACCGGCAAGAACCTC is a window encoding:
- a CDS encoding DUF2252 domain-containing protein, which encodes MAVPETTDEQRAEQILDVFDIAFGELITADPTAFRVKFRKMAASAFAFYRGTACLFYADLERERHGGPYLDERTGRVWIHGDLHAENFGTYMNAQGRLVFNVNDFDEAYVGPFTWDLKRFSASVALLGYTKALSDDQISELVRIYAAAYRERIHALATGAKNDEVPAFTLDTADGPLLEALRAARRRTRFSLLDSMTEIREFERRFSPGPGTIELDAATRYKVLAAFDGYLETLPDESLVRPDSYRVKDVVGRRGVGIGSAGLPSYNILLEGHSDALENDVVIYLKQAQTPAVSRHVTDRSVREYFLHEGHRTVISQRALQAHADPWLGWTELDGAGQLVAEVSPYAVDLDWSDLDDPEEIAAVVADLGRATATMHGAADAQESGQTLVPFSTERAIDAAIAADEEGFADLLVDFAHAYGARARADHQIFVDLFRNGRILS